A section of the Bacillus pumilus genome encodes:
- a CDS encoding glycosyltransferase, with translation MKKNICMFVWNHFTNDARVMRECTALSEKGYNVDLICIHDPSLKDLKRHEEMNERFHVYRVKRFPKWIVLFHNVFKLLKSKKYLLFLLFLVWILSVYYQPLSTIIFTIFLIILLKTKIKTLIIRGSILCRMILKGFNKKYDFYHSNDLNTLLQGVICSKFRLNKKKLIYDSHEVQTSRTGYDSKFYGVMESFLLRFVDQMIVENHTRAEYNKKLYGFYPQVVHNYPFIQNKSIGQVNLHKILGISAKEKILLYQGGIQTGRGLENLVKAAPYFTEGTLVFIGDGRIKNKLIQLTEEMDLSHKVKFLPKVPLAELPKYTKNAYLGFQVLNNVCFNHYSASSNKLFEYLMSGVPVVACNFPEIKKVVEGNNVGLCIDSHDHEEIAKAVNYMIEHPEKTAELSTNAIEASNQYNWENEKENFTRIYESLGGETA, from the coding sequence ATGAAAAAAAATATATGTATGTTTGTTTGGAACCACTTTACAAATGACGCTAGAGTAATGAGAGAATGTACAGCTTTGTCAGAAAAAGGATACAACGTAGACTTGATTTGTATACATGACCCGTCACTTAAAGATTTAAAGAGACATGAAGAAATGAATGAAAGGTTTCATGTTTATCGGGTGAAGAGATTTCCAAAATGGATAGTATTATTTCATAACGTATTTAAATTGTTGAAAAGTAAGAAATATCTTTTGTTTTTGCTTTTTTTAGTTTGGATTTTGAGCGTATATTATCAACCGTTATCTACAATTATATTTACAATTTTCCTAATAATTTTATTGAAAACTAAAATTAAAACTTTAATTATTCGAGGAAGTATTTTATGCAGAATGATATTGAAGGGTTTTAATAAAAAATATGATTTTTATCATTCTAATGATTTAAATACATTACTGCAAGGAGTTATATGCTCTAAGTTTAGACTTAATAAGAAAAAGCTAATCTATGACTCACATGAAGTTCAAACTAGTCGAACAGGATATGATAGTAAGTTCTACGGAGTGATGGAAAGTTTTCTTTTAAGATTTGTTGATCAAATGATTGTAGAAAATCATACAAGAGCAGAATATAATAAAAAGCTTTATGGGTTTTACCCACAGGTAGTTCACAACTATCCATTTATTCAAAATAAATCAATAGGTCAAGTTAATTTACACAAAATCTTAGGAATCTCAGCGAAAGAAAAAATATTGTTGTATCAAGGAGGAATTCAAACCGGCAGAGGTTTAGAAAACTTAGTGAAAGCTGCTCCATATTTTACTGAAGGAACTTTGGTTTTTATTGGAGATGGGCGTATTAAAAATAAACTTATTCAATTAACTGAAGAAATGGATCTTTCTCATAAAGTTAAGTTCCTTCCAAAGGTCCCATTAGCAGAACTCCCTAAATATACAAAGAATGCATATTTAGGTTTTCAAGTTCTTAATAATGTCTGTTTTAATCATTATTCAGCTTCTTCAAATAAATTATTTGAGTATCTAATGAGCGGGGTACCAGTAGTTGCTTGTAATTTTCCAGAGATAAAAAAAGTAGTTGAAGGTAACAACGTGGGATTGTGTATTGATTCTCATGATCATGAGGAAATTGCTAAGGCTGTAAACTATATGATTGAGCATCCTGAAAAAACTGCCGAACTTAGTACAAATGCTATTGAAGCAAGCAATCAGTACAACTGGGAAAATGAAAAGGAAAACTTCACTCGCATCTACGAATCATTAGGAGGAGAAACTGCTTGA